Proteins from a single region of Candidatus Puniceispirillum marinum IMCC1322:
- a CDS encoding cobyric acid synthase, which produces MVDHAVFSPTDKPTPCLMIQGAGSNVGKSVLVAGLCRYFANQGLTVRPFKPQNMSNNAAATSDGGEIGRAQALQALACRVAASVDMNPVLLKPETDTGAQIIVQGKRFGSMRAKEYGTHKATLLPRVMDSFNRLCTTADIVIVEGAGSPAEVNLRAGDIANMGFAQAADIPVILVGDIDRGGVIASLVGTDMVLDNADSNLIKAFLINKFRGDTNLFNDGMKIIESHTKWDGVGILPWFADARLLPAEDILDIGSSQSMGSSDKALKIAVPLLQRIANFDDLDPLSVEPSIDLTLVQPGDVMPVDADVILIPGSKATISDLGFLRQQGWDADIINHVRRGGRVLGLCGGYQMLGNWVHDPYGIEGKAGSAEGLGLLDVETFLATDKTVRQVAATTADSGVLVSGYEIHIGRTRGNDRDRPLLMIEGRPEGAVSPSGLVAGSYVHGIFSSNDFRSAFMQQLGGIQSQLNYDDMVDEILDKLAEHIATHLDMDKIAKIAGL; this is translated from the coding sequence ATGGTTGATCACGCCGTGTTTTCACCAACAGACAAGCCAACACCATGTCTTATGATTCAGGGGGCGGGTTCAAATGTTGGTAAATCGGTATTGGTCGCTGGCCTGTGTCGTTATTTTGCCAATCAAGGCCTGACTGTCCGACCTTTCAAACCCCAGAATATGTCAAACAATGCGGCTGCGACCAGCGATGGTGGTGAGATAGGCCGCGCGCAAGCTTTGCAGGCTTTGGCCTGTCGTGTTGCCGCTTCTGTTGATATGAACCCGGTTTTACTCAAACCTGAAACGGATACGGGGGCACAGATTATCGTTCAGGGAAAACGCTTTGGCAGCATGCGTGCCAAGGAATATGGCACACATAAAGCCACCTTGTTACCACGCGTAATGGATAGTTTTAACCGGCTTTGCACAACGGCAGATATCGTCATTGTCGAAGGCGCTGGCAGTCCCGCTGAGGTAAATTTGCGGGCAGGTGATATCGCCAACATGGGCTTTGCACAGGCGGCTGATATACCCGTTATTCTTGTTGGTGATATTGATCGAGGTGGGGTCATTGCCAGTCTTGTTGGTACCGATATGGTGCTTGATAATGCAGATTCAAATTTGATAAAAGCATTTTTAATCAATAAATTCCGTGGCGATACTAATCTATTTAATGATGGTATGAAAATTATCGAAAGCCATACTAAGTGGGATGGTGTTGGCATATTGCCATGGTTTGCCGATGCGCGGCTTTTGCCAGCTGAAGATATCCTTGATATCGGGTCATCGCAATCAATGGGCAGCTCAGATAAAGCACTCAAAATTGCTGTGCCGCTGTTGCAACGGATTGCCAATTTTGATGATCTTGATCCTTTGTCGGTTGAGCCCAGCATCGATCTGACACTTGTTCAGCCAGGTGATGTTATGCCTGTTGATGCGGATGTTATTCTGATACCCGGTTCAAAGGCGACAATATCTGATTTGGGCTTTTTGCGCCAGCAAGGCTGGGACGCTGATATTATCAACCATGTCCGGCGTGGTGGGCGTGTGCTGGGTCTTTGTGGTGGTTATCAGATGCTTGGTAACTGGGTACATGATCCATATGGCATTGAAGGTAAGGCAGGATCAGCCGAGGGGCTTGGTTTGCTGGATGTTGAAACATTTTTGGCAACTGACAAAACTGTCAGACAGGTTGCCGCCACGACAGCTGATTCTGGGGTTCTGGTTTCTGGTTATGAAATTCATATTGGCAGAACGCGCGGAAATGATAGGGATCGCCCTTTACTGATGATTGAAGGACGTCCGGAAGGAGCTGTATCACCAAGCGGGTTGGTCGCGGGCAGTTACGTGCATGGTATTTTCAGTAGCAATGATTTTCGCAGTGCCTTTATGCAGCAACTTGGCGGGATACAAAGCCAGCTCAATTATGACGATATGGTGGATGAAATTCTTGATAAACTGGCTGAACATATTGCGACGCATCTTGATATGGATAAAATTGCAAAAATTGCGGGGCTTTGA
- the cbiB gene encoding adenosylcobinamide-phosphate synthase CbiB: MSSFSDIELRALVLIAAILIDRMVGEPALLWRHLPHPVVFFGKLISFCDRKLNQKRRKWTGRRRRLHGLMAILFLVVIAGIAGYVASFGGLIADIVIVTILIAGKSLHDHIDAVAVALRRDISSARYAVSMIVGRQTNNLDEDEIARAAIETGAENLSDGVFAPALWYLALGLPGILIYKMTNTADSMIGYKNARYLAFGYGAAKFDDLLNYVPARLTALLIALAGMLKGSLRFSTLYLFVPDARTHSSPNSGWPEAAMAYALDIWLAGSRYYGNRLIVAPRMNPDGRLVESNDIQKSLEILTTAQILFLLAIALTLIWWHLAS, encoded by the coding sequence ATGTCTTCATTTTCCGATATAGAATTACGTGCGCTTGTTCTGATTGCGGCTATCTTGATCGACAGGATGGTTGGTGAACCTGCGCTGTTATGGCGGCACTTACCGCATCCAGTCGTTTTTTTTGGAAAATTAATCAGCTTCTGTGACCGAAAACTGAACCAAAAACGCAGAAAATGGACAGGGAGAAGACGACGTCTGCATGGGCTAATGGCCATATTGTTTCTGGTCGTGATTGCTGGCATTGCTGGATATGTGGCATCTTTTGGCGGGCTAATAGCCGATATTGTCATCGTCACTATTCTTATTGCTGGCAAATCGCTACATGATCATATTGATGCCGTTGCTGTTGCTTTACGCCGCGACATTAGTTCTGCCCGATACGCAGTCAGCATGATTGTCGGACGGCAAACCAACAATCTGGATGAAGATGAAATTGCACGTGCTGCCATCGAAACAGGTGCTGAAAACCTATCTGATGGCGTTTTTGCCCCTGCCCTATGGTATCTTGCGCTTGGGTTACCGGGAATTCTTATCTATAAAATGACCAACACGGCTGACAGCATGATCGGCTATAAAAATGCACGCTATCTGGCCTTTGGCTATGGCGCGGCTAAATTTGATGATTTGCTTAACTATGTTCCCGCACGCCTGACAGCTTTGCTAATCGCACTTGCTGGAATGCTCAAAGGCAGTTTACGGTTTTCTACCCTGTATCTTTTTGTCCCTGATGCCCGCACGCATAGCTCGCCAAATTCAGGTTGGCCCGAAGCCGCTATGGCATATGCCTTGGATATTTGGTTGGCCGGATCAAGATATTATGGGAATAGGTTGATTGTCGCGCCACGGATGAATCCTGACGGACGTTTGGTTGAAAGCAACGATATTCAAAAATCACTTGAAATATTGACCACTGCACAAATTCTGTTTCTTTTGGCCATCGCACTGACATTGATATGGTGGCATTTAGCTAGCTAG
- a CDS encoding sirohydrochlorin chelatase translates to MHDVNETQTPPKYGVMICGHGSRSKSAVTEFAVLAEKLAPLFPDWPVEYGYLEFATPVIKTGLDALRAKGVTHVLAVPGMLFAAGHAKNDIPSVLNTYAAEHDITIQYGRELAIDLQMLQAAGDRIKSAVDEANATYGAVDIADTCLVVIGRGASDPDANSNVSKICRMLWEGMGFGWAEVGYSGVTFPLVQPCLEHVARLGYKRVVVFPYFLFSGILIDRIYGFTDEVAAHYPDIEFIKASYLNDHPKVIATFADRVREIIDGNNNMNCALCKYRAQVLGFEADVGVAQESHHHHVEGQGISAPGSNVEDCKLCDSFCSGACRLDSDHHHDHGHDHAHDHDHHHDHDHHHGHTHQPYPHAKHPHGPESVRNYKPKSSQESDR, encoded by the coding sequence ATGCATGATGTTAATGAAACGCAAACACCGCCAAAATATGGTGTGATGATATGTGGTCATGGTTCACGGTCAAAATCCGCAGTCACGGAATTTGCCGTACTTGCGGAAAAACTGGCACCTTTGTTTCCGGACTGGCCTGTCGAATATGGTTATCTGGAATTTGCAACACCTGTGATCAAAACAGGTCTGGATGCTTTGCGTGCAAAAGGGGTGACGCATGTTCTGGCGGTGCCAGGCATGTTGTTTGCGGCTGGCCATGCCAAAAATGATATTCCATCGGTACTTAACACCTATGCGGCTGAACATGATATTACGATACAATATGGCCGTGAATTGGCGATCGATCTGCAAATGCTGCAAGCGGCTGGTGATCGGATTAAATCCGCAGTCGATGAAGCGAACGCCACCTATGGTGCGGTTGATATTGCTGATACTTGCCTTGTTGTTATCGGGCGCGGTGCCTCTGATCCTGATGCGAATTCCAATGTTTCCAAAATTTGCCGGATGCTGTGGGAAGGTATGGGGTTTGGCTGGGCAGAAGTTGGCTATAGCGGCGTAACCTTTCCCCTTGTCCAGCCATGCCTCGAGCATGTAGCGCGGCTTGGCTATAAACGTGTTGTTGTGTTTCCGTATTTCCTATTTTCAGGCATTCTGATTGACCGTATTTATGGCTTTACCGATGAAGTGGCAGCGCATTATCCGGATATTGAATTTATTAAGGCCAGCTATCTGAATGACCATCCGAAAGTGATTGCAACCTTTGCCGATCGGGTTCGTGAGATCATTGATGGTAATAACAATATGAACTGTGCTTTGTGTAAATACCGCGCGCAAGTGCTGGGTTTTGAAGCTGATGTTGGTGTGGCACAGGAAAGTCATCATCATCACGTCGAGGGGCAGGGAATTTCAGCCCCCGGTAGCAATGTCGAAGATTGTAAATTATGTGATAGCTTCTGTAGCGGTGCGTGTCGCCTTGACAGTGACCACCACCATGATCACGGCCACGATCATGCCCACGATCATGACCATCACCACGATCATGACCATCATCATGGGCATACGCATCAGCCTTATCCGCATGCAAAACATCCGCATGGGCCGGAATCGGTGCGCAACTACAAACCCAAGTCCAGTCAGGAATCAGATAGGTGA
- the cobO gene encoding cob(I)yrinic acid a,c-diamide adenosyltransferase produces MTDDQAPNDIDRHNSKMAKKKQARDKIMASKTQEKGLIIINTGKGKGKSSAAFGMIFRCIAHQMPCAVVQFIKGGMDTGERNLITAHFGDLCQFHTMGEGFTWETQDKERDIAAALAAWEQAKALILDDTNAMVLLDEINIALRYGYISLDEVISFLQTQKPDMTHVVLTGRNAAEELIEIADLVTDMSLIKHPFRSGIKAQIGVEF; encoded by the coding sequence ATGACCGATGATCAGGCACCAAACGATATAGATCGCCATAACAGCAAAATGGCTAAGAAAAAACAGGCGCGTGACAAAATCATGGCCAGTAAGACCCAGGAAAAAGGGTTAATCATTATCAATACGGGTAAAGGCAAAGGGAAGTCCTCGGCCGCTTTTGGCATGATTTTTCGTTGTATCGCGCATCAGATGCCGTGTGCTGTTGTTCAGTTTATCAAAGGGGGCATGGATACGGGTGAACGCAATCTCATCACGGCTCATTTTGGTGATCTATGCCAGTTTCATACAATGGGCGAGGGTTTTACCTGGGAAACGCAGGATAAAGAACGTGATATTGCCGCCGCACTGGCTGCTTGGGAACAGGCAAAGGCTTTGATTCTGGATGACACCAATGCAATGGTTTTGCTGGATGAGATCAATATCGCCTTGCGCTATGGGTATATTTCGCTTGATGAGGTTATCAGCTTCCTGCAAACGCAAAAGCCAGACATGACGCATGTTGTGCTGACCGGACGTAATGCGGCTGAAGAGCTGATAGAAATAGCCGATCTTGTTACTGATATGTCACTTATAAAGCATCCTTTCCGTTCTGGCATAAAGGCGCAGATTGGTGTTGAATTTTAA
- the cobI gene encoding precorrin-2 C(20)-methyltransferase, with protein MSLGRLYGVGTGPGDAQLVTRRAWSLVEAATVIAYPAPDNGVSFARSIVADAISCDAIEIPMVVPMRSGRMPAQSIYDQGAEVIKTHLDAGRDVVVLCEGDPLFYGSFMYLLARLRDYEVEIIPGITSMTACAAAVAHPLVARNDILTILPAPLDDTTLEAGIKAAEAIVIIKVGRHLARVRSLFERLGYAETARYVSHASLSHQTCHKLSDAPDDAPYFSMIILYKGDDPWL; from the coding sequence ATGAGCTTAGGCAGGTTATATGGCGTCGGCACGGGGCCTGGCGACGCACAACTTGTCACCCGCCGCGCATGGAGTCTGGTTGAAGCGGCAACGGTGATTGCCTATCCGGCACCTGACAATGGTGTCAGCTTTGCCCGTTCTATTGTGGCTGATGCCATATCTTGCGATGCTATTGAAATCCCGATGGTGGTGCCAATGCGAAGCGGGCGAATGCCAGCGCAAAGCATCTATGATCAGGGTGCCGAAGTGATCAAAACCCATCTTGATGCTGGGCGTGATGTTGTTGTGCTATGCGAGGGGGATCCGCTATTTTACGGCTCTTTCATGTATCTGCTGGCACGTCTGCGTGATTACGAAGTTGAAATCATCCCCGGCATCACCTCGATGACAGCGTGTGCGGCGGCGGTGGCTCATCCGCTTGTGGCGCGTAATGATATATTGACCATTTTGCCCGCACCGCTTGATGATACAACGCTCGAAGCGGGTATAAAAGCTGCCGAAGCGATAGTCATTATCAAGGTGGGACGGCATCTTGCGCGGGTTCGTAGCCTGTTTGAACGGCTTGGTTATGCCGAAACAGCCCGCTATGTCAGCCACGCGTCATTATCGCACCAAACCTGTCACAAATTATCTGATGCCCCCGATGACGCACCTTATTTCTCAATGATTATTTTATATAAGGGTGATGACCCATGGCTTTAA
- a CDS encoding DUF6732 family protein codes for MYKNKSCLLIFGFGIILNMASAPAFAHIGHFGEFAGHSHIAGAVLGGLAVGLAGILAINRKRRQDSDIKSANGARGNTGDNADDGGELPDVTEGTEQNA; via the coding sequence ATGTATAAGAACAAATCCTGCTTATTGATATTCGGTTTCGGTATTATCTTGAATATGGCCAGCGCGCCTGCATTTGCGCATATTGGGCATTTCGGCGAATTTGCCGGTCATAGCCATATAGCGGGTGCCGTGCTAGGCGGTCTGGCTGTTGGTCTGGCTGGCATTCTGGCTATAAACCGTAAGCGAAGACAAGATAGTGATATTAAATCAGCTAACGGTGCCAGAGGTAATACTGGTGACAATGCTGATGATGGGGGTGAACTTCCCGATGTGACCGAAGGGACAGAACAAAATGCATGA
- a CDS encoding precorrin-8X methylmutase, which produces MTTTYSYIKDPQTIYDASFAHVREQAQLGTFSGDDAEIAIRIIHACGMVDVAEQLVIDADATSTAVTALRAGAHIFCDCEMVASGITRRFLPADNPVRVTLNDPQTPARALADKTTRSAAAVDLWDERLEGGIVVIGNAPTALFRLLERMRDESVRPALILGFPVGFIGAAESKMALASLADEWSVAAKHATLEQPYAPPFITLHGTLGGSAIASAALNALAVIAGRSR; this is translated from the coding sequence ATGACAACAACCTATTCCTATATCAAAGACCCGCAGACCATTTACGACGCATCCTTTGCGCATGTTCGTGAACAGGCACAGCTGGGCACTTTTTCAGGTGATGATGCCGAAATAGCGATCCGTATCATTCATGCGTGTGGCATGGTTGATGTGGCTGAACAGCTGGTTATTGATGCGGATGCTACATCAACTGCGGTTACCGCTTTACGAGCTGGCGCGCATATTTTTTGTGATTGTGAAATGGTTGCATCGGGTATAACACGACGTTTTCTACCTGCAGATAACCCGGTTCGGGTGACATTAAACGATCCGCAAACACCTGCCAGAGCCCTAGCTGACAAAACCACACGCTCGGCGGCGGCGGTTGATCTATGGGACGAACGGCTTGAGGGCGGGATCGTGGTTATTGGCAATGCACCAACAGCCCTGTTTCGTTTGCTTGAACGTATGCGTGATGAGTCAGTAAGACCAGCTTTGATTCTTGGTTTTCCTGTCGGCTTTATTGGCGCGGCTGAGTCAAAAATGGCGCTGGCCTCTCTCGCAGATGAGTGGTCCGTAGCAGCCAAACATGCCACGTTAGAACAGCCGTATGCGCCGCCCTTTATCACCCTTCATGGTACTCTTGGGGGGTCAGCAATTGCGTCGGCGGCATTGAATGCGCTTGCGGTGATCGCTGGGCGGTCAAGATGA
- the cobJ gene encoding precorrin-3B C(17)-methyltransferase — protein MALTSRRPVMVALTASGLTLARSLASRIEADIHGLQSRCPDAPYLFDDTIAHIGALFVAGRPIIGICASGILIRAVAPYLSHKTADAPVLAMSDDGVNIVPLLGGHHGGLRIAKALASENDSHIAVTMAGNIAWSASLDEPPQGWRLANPDQAAPVMASLLAGTGAKRDGEAQASLDSWLAKVPHGDDVVLTATMQALAPANNQLVYCPQQLVLGVGCARGCAVEELMPHVLAHLDAHDLNPSAIAAVVSVDIKADEPAIKALAAHLDVPFLVYDVARLEAETPRLANPSEVVHAEIGAHGVAEAAALAASGINGRLLVEKQKSASSTMAVALLDQPCADITMLGGRKTGRVMLIGIGPGQSSWRTPEASRMVQMADELVGYGLYIDILGAIAAHIPRRDFKLGEEEARCRYALETAATGKDVAIICSGDAGIYAMGALVFELLDRTDDDGGVSDAARRVDVVSAPGISALQAAAARSGALLGHDFCTISLSDLLTPWTAIEQRIHAAGAGDFVIAFYNPVSMRRRSQLATARDILISYRGDAVPVLLAQNLGRPDENLIYRTLGTLDINEVDMLTVVMVGAGSSRMFERGTGPAIYTPRGYAKHLDNAVSKGKESKS, from the coding sequence ATGGCTTTAACCTCACGGCGTCCTGTTATGGTCGCATTGACGGCTTCTGGACTGACCCTTGCCAGATCATTGGCGTCGCGTATTGAAGCCGATATTCACGGTCTGCAAAGCCGCTGCCCTGATGCGCCATATCTGTTTGATGATACAATAGCCCATATCGGTGCATTATTCGTTGCCGGACGTCCGATAATAGGTATATGCGCATCGGGCATTCTGATTCGCGCGGTAGCGCCGTATTTGTCGCATAAAACAGCTGATGCCCCCGTATTGGCGATGTCCGATGATGGGGTAAATATTGTCCCATTACTGGGCGGGCATCATGGCGGGCTTAGGATAGCCAAAGCATTAGCATCTGAAAATGATAGCCATATCGCCGTGACCATGGCTGGCAATATCGCATGGTCGGCATCCTTAGATGAACCCCCACAAGGATGGCGCTTGGCAAACCCGGATCAGGCCGCACCCGTTATGGCAAGCTTGCTGGCAGGAACAGGCGCAAAGCGTGATGGTGAGGCACAGGCATCATTAGATTCATGGCTGGCTAAGGTGCCGCATGGTGATGATGTCGTTCTCACCGCAACCATGCAGGCTCTAGCTCCCGCAAATAATCAGCTTGTTTATTGTCCGCAGCAACTTGTTCTGGGTGTTGGGTGCGCAAGAGGTTGTGCAGTTGAGGAACTGATGCCGCATGTTTTGGCGCATCTCGACGCGCATGATCTAAACCCGTCAGCGATTGCGGCTGTGGTGTCAGTGGATATTAAGGCTGATGAGCCAGCCATAAAGGCTTTGGCAGCACATCTTGATGTCCCGTTTCTGGTTTATGACGTTGCCCGTCTTGAAGCTGAAACGCCGCGTTTGGCTAATCCCTCGGAAGTTGTCCATGCAGAAATAGGGGCGCATGGAGTGGCCGAGGCCGCCGCACTGGCGGCATCTGGCATAAACGGACGACTGCTTGTCGAAAAGCAAAAATCAGCATCATCAACTATGGCGGTGGCTTTGCTTGATCAACCATGTGCTGATATCACTATGCTGGGGGGGCGTAAAACTGGTCGGGTTATGTTGATAGGGATTGGCCCGGGACAAAGTTCGTGGCGCACGCCTGAGGCATCACGCATGGTGCAGATGGCTGATGAATTGGTTGGATATGGTCTATATATCGATATACTTGGCGCGATAGCTGCCCATATTCCACGGCGAGATTTCAAGCTTGGCGAGGAAGAAGCACGTTGCCGTTATGCGCTGGAAACAGCCGCGACTGGCAAGGATGTGGCTATTATCTGTTCTGGTGATGCGGGTATTTACGCAATGGGCGCATTGGTATTTGAATTGCTTGATCGTACAGATGATGATGGCGGCGTTAGTGATGCTGCGCGCCGGGTTGACGTTGTCAGCGCACCAGGCATTTCAGCGCTTCAGGCGGCTGCCGCACGATCAGGCGCTTTGCTTGGTCATGATTTTTGTACCATCTCTCTTTCCGATTTATTAACCCCATGGACTGCCATTGAACAACGTATTCATGCCGCCGGGGCAGGCGATTTTGTTATCGCCTTTTATAATCCGGTTTCGATGCGCCGGCGCAGTCAATTGGCAACGGCAAGAGATATACTGATTTCCTATCGTGGTGATGCCGTGCCGGTTCTATTGGCGCAAAATCTGGGGCGTCCTGACGAAAACCTGATCTATCGAACGCTTGGCACATTAGATATTAACGAAGTCGATATGCTGACCGTT
- a CDS encoding bifunctional cobalt-precorrin-7 (C(5))-methyltransferase/cobalt-precorrin-6B (C(15))-methyltransferase, translated as MSTAPQNITIIGVTEAGCMALAPDALACIKAADHIFASKRFHATIDTDGIIESWPTPFSDLTTKLEATVGNIVILATGDPLWFGVGSSLVTHFGHDRCVIMPAVSGFQMAASRMRWPLADCETVTVHGRPVTGIIPYLYPRARLLVLTANAQSAADIAALLVDHGYGSAHITVLGDIGGEYETRFDAIASAWAHADISDFHILAITVPDHIGATGMALSDSLFETDGKMTKRDLRASALAKLSPFPGAVLWDVGAGSGAVSIDFLRHAPRGKAYAIDRDDAQIKRAMANARRHGVSASHDSPDAAGYHAIHASLPDGLFGLPTPDAIFIGGGLSPALIALCQQQLRPGGVLVAHAVTLESEAILLSSWQATKGDLTRIAVNHADPVGGYHGWRALMPVTQWVWRKNINTSGSSL; from the coding sequence ATGAGCACAGCCCCGCAAAATATTACCATTATAGGCGTTACCGAAGCGGGGTGCATGGCTTTGGCACCTGATGCACTTGCTTGTATCAAGGCCGCCGATCACATATTTGCGTCGAAACGGTTCCATGCCACGATTGATACAGATGGCATAATCGAAAGCTGGCCTACACCTTTTTCTGATTTGACTACCAAACTCGAGGCGACTGTTGGAAATATCGTAATTCTGGCGACAGGTGACCCATTATGGTTTGGCGTCGGTTCCAGTTTGGTCACGCATTTTGGTCATGATAGATGCGTAATCATGCCTGCTGTTTCTGGATTTCAGATGGCGGCATCGCGCATGCGATGGCCGCTTGCCGATTGTGAAACTGTAACCGTGCATGGCCGTCCAGTAACGGGTATTATTCCCTATCTCTATCCGCGGGCGCGACTGCTTGTGCTGACAGCAAATGCCCAATCAGCCGCCGATATAGCTGCCCTTCTGGTTGATCATGGATATGGTTCGGCGCATATCACTGTGCTGGGTGATATCGGTGGTGAATATGAAACCCGTTTTGATGCTATAGCCAGCGCATGGGCGCATGCAGACATATCTGATTTTCATATTTTGGCGATCACCGTTCCGGATCATATTGGTGCAACAGGCATGGCTCTTTCAGACAGTTTGTTTGAAACTGACGGCAAGATGACAAAGCGCGATTTACGCGCCAGCGCGCTGGCAAAATTATCACCTTTTCCGGGGGCTGTGCTGTGGGATGTAGGTGCTGGATCTGGTGCTGTATCTATCGATTTTCTGCGCCATGCACCGCGGGGAAAGGCCTATGCGATTGACCGCGATGACGCGCAGATCAAACGTGCGATGGCTAATGCCCGCCGTCACGGGGTTTCGGCTTCGCATGATAGTCCAGACGCTGCTGGCTATCACGCCATTCACGCATCCTTGCCCGATGGGCTATTTGGCCTGCCAACACCGGATGCTATCTTTATTGGTGGTGGTCTGTCCCCCGCGTTAATAGCGCTTTGCCAGCAACAACTTCGTCCGGGTGGTGTTCTTGTTGCCCATGCGGTAACGCTCGAAAGTGAAGCCATTTTGCTGTCATCTTGGCAAGCGACAAAAGGCGATTTAACACGCATAGCTGTCAATCACGCTGATCCGGTTGGAGGATATCATGGCTGGCGTGCCCTTATGCCGGTAACACAATGGGTTTGGCGGAAAAACATCAATACAAGTGGATCAAGCCTATGA